One Phycisphaera mikurensis NBRC 102666 DNA window includes the following coding sequences:
- a CDS encoding prepilin-type N-terminal cleavage/methylation domain-containing protein — protein sequence MNASSPRRSGFTLIELLVVISIIALLIGILLPALGAARASARTLSCLSNIRQMTIATLNYATDNKDELPTTFVTDNNNDGTNDLWFDKHMIGYYLPDSGVSSSASIDGFAFICPSDEGSVRTYSMNARAASDAKEVGINNERNSSFDLNAGAGTQLILFGEGWGRFGTEAQHFSNATIGAEAGTTPGGRFGGTATTFNNLAFYGAANAAQANTNYLLHGGDDINRADGASNWTFLDGHGETAQQETLYDASTGLSTYKFLWSETDRQSEP from the coding sequence ATGAACGCCTCCTCCCCCCGCCGTTCCGGTTTCACCCTGATCGAGCTGCTGGTCGTGATCAGCATCATCGCCCTGCTCATCGGGATCCTGCTGCCGGCGCTGGGCGCGGCCCGTGCGAGCGCCCGCACCCTCTCTTGCCTCAGCAACATCCGACAGATGACGATCGCGACGCTCAACTACGCGACCGACAACAAAGACGAGCTGCCCACGACGTTCGTGACGGACAACAACAACGACGGCACGAACGACCTCTGGTTCGACAAGCACATGATCGGGTACTACCTCCCCGACAGCGGCGTCTCCAGCTCGGCCTCGATCGATGGCTTCGCGTTCATCTGCCCCTCCGACGAGGGGAGCGTTCGCACCTACTCCATGAACGCCCGCGCGGCCAGCGACGCCAAGGAAGTCGGCATCAACAACGAGCGGAACAGCTCCTTCGACCTCAACGCGGGCGCAGGCACGCAGCTGATCCTCTTCGGAGAGGGGTGGGGGCGGTTCGGCACCGAAGCGCAGCACTTCTCCAACGCCACGATCGGCGCCGAGGCCGGAACCACCCCCGGCGGACGCTTCGGCGGCACAGCGACGACGTTCAACAACCTCGCCTTCTACGGAGCCGCGAACGCCGCTCAAGCCAACACCAACTACCTCCTCCACGGCGGTGACGACATCAACCGTGCCGACGGTGCGAGCAACTGGACCTTCCTGGACGGGCACGGCGAGACGGCGCAGCAGGAGACGCTCTACGATGCGTCCACGGGGCTCTCGACGTACAAGTTTCTGTGGTCGGAAACCGACCGGCAGTCCGAGCCGTGA
- a CDS encoding ABC transporter substrate-binding protein, translated as MVARFLLIAVLAGLPLLNACDRRSSDAKRLEVWTLALSPYFDDYLTGVFGAFEAEHPGTEVVWVDVPFDAINRKLVAAAAAGRAPDVVNLSDRDFARVAALGGLADLDPLLADGVVERYLPGAVRGLRLNGGLRALPWYLTTQVRMANAATLARGGLTPDTLANDWTGLRDQARAYHEETGGFLFSVPLGETSELPMMLLSEGIRPFRETPDGLVADLTREEVAGYVSAWVDLYREGALPRAAATRDHTHLVEGYQKGEIALIQTGSNMLGRIRDAAPDVYGETVVKPGVTGRLQRSHIAAMVVGVSGRSEHPEEAAALAAFLTSPASQTGLSKQSGVLPSTPASLDDPYFAFPEGASDDPEARLTEARATSAASLRTAVAFTPAMETWPELRRAFNEGIKRALLGGEPTAGVLASIEAEWNRILAAARPVGPDALPPASRVPRPLGGGVGSSVSVPTPQGAWHPVPAAGLVLPEAA; from the coding sequence GTGGTCGCTCGCTTCCTCCTGATCGCCGTGCTCGCGGGCTTGCCGCTGCTCAATGCGTGCGACCGCCGGAGCTCCGACGCGAAGCGCCTGGAGGTCTGGACCCTCGCCCTCTCCCCCTACTTCGACGACTACCTCACCGGCGTGTTCGGCGCCTTCGAGGCGGAGCATCCCGGCACCGAGGTCGTCTGGGTGGACGTGCCCTTCGACGCGATCAACCGCAAGCTGGTCGCGGCCGCGGCGGCGGGGCGGGCGCCGGACGTGGTGAATCTCTCCGACCGTGATTTCGCTCGCGTGGCGGCGCTCGGCGGCCTGGCGGACCTCGACCCGTTGCTCGCGGACGGCGTGGTCGAGCGGTACCTGCCGGGCGCGGTCCGCGGGTTGCGGCTGAACGGCGGCCTGCGGGCGCTGCCGTGGTACCTGACGACGCAGGTGCGGATGGCCAACGCGGCGACGCTCGCCCGCGGCGGGCTCACGCCCGACACGCTCGCCAACGACTGGACCGGGCTGCGCGACCAGGCGCGGGCCTACCACGAGGAAACCGGCGGCTTCCTCTTCTCGGTGCCGCTGGGCGAGACCTCCGAGCTGCCGATGATGCTGCTCAGCGAGGGCATCCGGCCGTTCCGCGAGACGCCGGATGGCTTGGTCGCCGACCTCACGCGTGAAGAAGTCGCCGGCTACGTCTCCGCCTGGGTCGACCTCTACCGCGAGGGCGCCCTGCCCCGCGCCGCGGCCACCCGCGACCACACGCACCTGGTCGAGGGCTACCAGAAGGGCGAGATCGCGCTGATCCAAACCGGCAGCAACATGCTCGGCCGCATCCGCGACGCCGCGCCCGACGTGTACGGCGAAACCGTCGTGAAGCCCGGCGTCACCGGCCGCCTGCAGCGCTCGCACATCGCCGCCATGGTGGTCGGCGTGAGCGGCAGAAGCGAACACCCCGAGGAGGCGGCCGCGCTCGCCGCCTTCCTCACGAGCCCCGCCAGCCAGACCGGCCTCTCCAAGCAAAGCGGCGTGCTGCCCTCGACGCCCGCCAGCCTCGACGACCCGTACTTCGCCTTCCCGGAGGGCGCGTCCGATGATCCGGAGGCCCGGCTCACGGAGGCCCGCGCCACCAGCGCCGCCTCGCTGCGCACCGCCGTGGCGTTCACCCCCGCGATGGAGACCTGGCCCGAGCTGCGCCGCGCCTTCAACGAGGGCATCAAGCGCGCCCTGCTCGGCGGCGAGCCGACCGCCGGCGTCCTCGCCTCCATCGAGGCCGAGTGGAACCGCATCCTCGCCGCCGCCCGCCCCGTCGGCCCCGACGCCCTCCCGCCGGCGTCCCGGGTGCCACGCCCCTTGGGGGGTGGCGTTGGAAGTTCGGTGAGCGTCCCCACCCCCCAAGGGGCGTGGCACCCGGTTCCGGCCGCGGGCCTCGTCCTGCCGGAGGCCGCGTGA
- a CDS encoding carbohydrate ABC transporter permease, with protein MKRITPWLFLFPALLVLGVFVVATFVQVLWYSFTDFNAFNDGRFVGLANYRRLLADEKFWFCLGNSFLYLLVTPVLMALALAAALLVHAGLRGLWGLRAWLFLPVVTPTIVAAIAWRLLLDEDGGLFNQVLAWLGSGPVYWLSERPWSLMSAMMVTVWKGFGYFMMVFLAGLVGIPRELHEAAEIDGAGRWSSFLHVTLPGLRPVLVLVALISSISALKVFEELYVTIKGAPVSQQTAVPLIFDTAFEQGDFGRACAIGVVLFAVVLVFSLVQLRVVRDQA; from the coding sequence GTGAAGCGAATCACCCCGTGGCTGTTCCTGTTCCCGGCGCTCCTGGTCCTGGGCGTGTTCGTCGTCGCGACCTTCGTGCAGGTCCTCTGGTACTCCTTCACCGACTTCAACGCCTTCAACGACGGCCGCTTCGTGGGCCTCGCCAACTACCGCCGCCTGCTCGCCGACGAGAAGTTCTGGTTCTGCCTCGGCAACAGCTTCCTCTACCTGCTCGTGACGCCGGTGCTGATGGCGCTCGCCCTCGCCGCCGCGCTGCTCGTCCACGCCGGGCTCCGCGGCCTCTGGGGCCTGCGGGCGTGGCTCTTCCTCCCGGTCGTCACGCCGACGATCGTCGCGGCGATCGCCTGGCGGCTGCTGCTCGACGAGGACGGCGGGCTCTTCAACCAGGTGCTGGCGTGGCTGGGCTCGGGCCCGGTCTACTGGCTCAGCGAGCGGCCCTGGAGCCTGATGTCGGCGATGATGGTGACGGTGTGGAAGGGCTTCGGCTACTTCATGATGGTCTTCCTCGCCGGCCTGGTCGGCATCCCGCGCGAGCTGCACGAGGCCGCCGAGATCGACGGCGCCGGCCGCTGGTCGTCCTTCCTGCACGTCACGCTCCCGGGCTTGCGTCCGGTGCTGGTGCTGGTCGCGCTGATCTCCTCGATCTCGGCGCTCAAGGTCTTCGAAGAGCTCTACGTCACCATCAAGGGCGCCCCCGTCAGCCAGCAGACCGCCGTGCCGCTGATCTTCGACACCGCCTTCGAGCAAGGCGACTTCGGCCGGGCCTGCGCCATCGGCGTCGTGCTCTTCGCGGTCGTTCTCGTGTTCTCGCTGGTGCAGCTGCGGGTGGTCCGGGACCAGGCATGA
- a CDS encoding carbohydrate ABC transporter permease: MSGLSPTARPLPLLVAMYLGALALMLLAVGPAIWLVGVALSPPSVPLSRLPGPSEMTLGNFEGAWNEAQLGRALANSVIVTAAQTLLNVLLAAMAAYPLARMRFRGRGLVFVLVLATIMVPEQVILVPLFRTVVGLGLYDTLAAVVLPFSVTAFGIYLCRQAFLALPMELEEAATLDGAGPWRTWWSVMLPLTAPTLATLAVFSVIGAWSNLLWPLVVLQSRDTFTLPVALNQLLGVFATNQRFAYAGAVLAVLPVVAFYALASRWLKGGMLGGAVKG; this comes from the coding sequence ATGAGCGGACTCTCCCCCACCGCCCGCCCGCTGCCGCTGCTGGTCGCCATGTACCTGGGAGCGCTCGCGCTCATGCTGCTGGCGGTGGGGCCGGCGATCTGGCTGGTGGGGGTGGCGCTCTCGCCGCCGAGCGTGCCGCTGTCGCGGCTGCCCGGGCCGAGCGAGATGACGCTGGGCAACTTCGAGGGCGCTTGGAACGAGGCGCAGCTGGGGCGGGCGCTCGCCAACTCGGTGATCGTCACCGCCGCGCAGACGCTGCTCAACGTGCTGCTTGCCGCGATGGCCGCCTACCCGCTGGCCCGCATGCGCTTCCGCGGCCGCGGGCTGGTCTTCGTGCTCGTGCTCGCGACGATCATGGTGCCCGAGCAGGTGATCCTCGTGCCGCTGTTCCGCACCGTCGTCGGCCTGGGCCTCTACGATACGCTCGCCGCGGTGGTCCTGCCCTTCAGCGTCACCGCCTTCGGCATCTACCTCTGCCGGCAGGCCTTCCTCGCCCTGCCGATGGAGCTCGAGGAAGCCGCCACGCTCGACGGCGCCGGCCCGTGGCGCACCTGGTGGAGCGTGATGCTCCCGCTGACCGCTCCCACGCTGGCGACGCTCGCCGTCTTCAGCGTCATCGGCGCCTGGAGCAACCTGCTCTGGCCGCTGGTCGTGCTGCAGAGCCGCGACACCTTCACCCTGCCGGTCGCGCTCAACCAGCTGCTGGGCGTCTTCGCCACCAACCAGCGGTTTGCCTACGCGGGGGCCGTGCTCGCCGTCCTGCCGGTCGTCGCGTTCTACGCCCTCGCCAGCCGCTGGCTGAAGGGCGGGATGCTCGGCGGGGCAGTGAAGGGCTGA
- a CDS encoding glycoside hydrolase family 25 protein, with product MTRRRLPILAVPLLLAPGASARLLGIDVSNFQGDVDWDTVQAQPNVDFAFLKATEGVGFRDAKLFRNVSEANRVDLPIGVYHFARPDTGGSNDPLNEADYFVDTAGFAMGEGYLPPVLDMEVFQSAGRSFLTSWSDRFLDRVESRTGVRPIVYASEFYAEDFLDASVLQTELWVANYTRNPNLNPTDIRGWPQGWLFHQYTDRRDLPGINTGGVDSNVFDGTLADLDALRFSAPVPEPATALLAAAGLTLLGGRRRRVG from the coding sequence ATGACGCGACGCCGCCTCCCGATCCTCGCCGTCCCGCTGCTCCTGGCCCCGGGCGCCTCCGCGCGGCTCCTGGGCATCGACGTCTCCAACTTCCAGGGCGACGTCGACTGGGACACGGTGCAGGCTCAGCCCAACGTCGACTTCGCGTTCCTCAAGGCGACCGAGGGGGTCGGGTTCCGCGACGCGAAGCTCTTCCGCAACGTGTCGGAGGCGAACCGCGTCGACCTGCCCATCGGCGTGTACCACTTCGCCCGCCCCGACACCGGCGGATCCAACGATCCGCTCAACGAGGCCGACTACTTCGTGGACACGGCCGGTTTCGCGATGGGCGAGGGCTACCTCCCGCCGGTCCTCGACATGGAGGTGTTCCAGAGCGCCGGGCGGTCGTTCCTGACCTCGTGGAGCGACCGCTTCCTCGACCGCGTCGAGAGCCGCACCGGCGTGCGGCCGATCGTGTACGCGAGCGAGTTCTACGCCGAGGACTTCCTCGACGCGTCGGTGCTGCAGACCGAGCTCTGGGTCGCCAACTACACCCGCAACCCGAATCTGAACCCCACCGACATCCGCGGCTGGCCGCAGGGCTGGCTCTTCCACCAGTACACCGACCGCCGCGACCTCCCCGGCATCAACACCGGCGGCGTCGACAGCAACGTCTTCGACGGCACCCTCGCGGACCTCGACGCCCTGCGCTTCTCGGCGCCGGTCCCCGAACCGGCCACCGCCCTGCTCGCCGCCGCGGGTCTCACGCTGCTCGGCGGGCGACGCCGCCGCGTCGGCTGA
- a CDS encoding type II secretion system protein, translated as MNPRPHTHPAHGFTLIELLVVISIIALLIGILLPALGAARGAARGLASLSNVRQVEIASQTFLADNKQRHLPFSNVFNFEPYQGANLFSGANSGNPTPNSERWIWVSKLVSDDYMPGSAVFICPELETTDAKFLNVPTKGGPSANWKGHPDWFRSHYGMNFMGVGSMLEQPVAGSDPSLANKSPEAGMIRNPTETIHFADSKNLAMETGAPDLGSTLGYTPGETAGVAYLFPGPAAPTAAYGHADARHGNSINVSYADGHGSAVRVQDPDFVWGPDELTDWVSSRDLNDWDRN; from the coding sequence ATGAACCCCCGCCCGCACACCCATCCCGCCCACGGTTTCACGCTGATCGAGCTGCTCGTGGTGATCTCCATCATCGCGCTCCTGATCGGCATCCTCCTGCCGGCGCTGGGTGCCGCCCGCGGTGCCGCGCGGGGCCTGGCCAGCCTGAGCAACGTCCGGCAGGTGGAGATCGCGTCGCAGACCTTCCTCGCGGACAACAAGCAGCGACACCTGCCCTTCAGCAACGTCTTCAACTTCGAGCCCTACCAGGGCGCGAATCTGTTTTCGGGCGCCAACTCCGGCAACCCCACGCCGAACTCGGAGCGGTGGATCTGGGTGAGCAAGCTCGTCTCGGACGATTATATGCCGGGTTCGGCGGTGTTCATCTGCCCGGAACTCGAGACGACCGACGCGAAGTTCCTCAACGTGCCCACCAAGGGCGGCCCCAGCGCGAACTGGAAGGGGCACCCCGACTGGTTCCGCAGCCACTACGGGATGAACTTCATGGGCGTCGGGTCCATGCTGGAGCAGCCGGTGGCCGGCTCGGACCCCTCGCTCGCGAACAAGAGCCCCGAGGCCGGGATGATCCGGAACCCGACCGAGACCATCCACTTCGCGGACTCGAAGAACCTCGCGATGGAAACCGGTGCGCCGGACCTCGGCTCGACGCTGGGTTACACGCCGGGCGAAACGGCCGGCGTCGCCTACCTGTTCCCGGGTCCCGCCGCTCCGACCGCGGCGTACGGGCACGCGGACGCACGCCACGGCAACTCCATCAACGTGAGCTACGCCGACGGCCACGGCAGCGCGGTCCGCGTGCAGGATCCCGATTTCGTCTGGGGCCCGGACGAGCTCACCGACTGGGTGAGCTCGCGGGACCTGAACGACTGGGACCGCAACTGA